The nucleotide window AGCTATCACCAAGGTGCTTGCAGGCAAGGGTCAGGCCGAGTTCAAGGCCTTTGATCAAATCGACAACGCCCCTGAAGAGCGCGAGCGTGGTATCACCATTGCCACCGCCCACGTGGAATACGAAACCGACAAGCGTCACTATGCGCACGTCGACTGCCCCGGCCACGCCGACTACGTAAAGAACATGATCACCGGTGCTGCACAGATGGACGGCGCCATCCTGGTCGTGTCCGCCGCTGACGGCCCCATGCCGCAGACCCGCGAGCACATCCTGCTGGCCCGTCAGGTTGGTGTACCCTACATGGTCGTCTTCCTCAACAAGGCCGACATGGTTGATGACGCCGAACTGCTGGAGCTGGTAGAACTCGAAATCCGCGAGCTGCTCTCCAGCTACGACTTCCCCGGCGACGATATCCCCATCATCAAAGGTTCCGCTCTGCAGGGCCTCAACGGTGAAAAGGGCGAGCTGGCCGAGCCGGCCATCATGGCTCTGATGGACGCTGTCGACGCCTACATTCCGGATCCGGAGCGCGCCATCGACAAACCGTTCCTCATGCCGGTAGAAGACGTCTTCTCGATCTCCGGTCGTGGTACCGTGGCCACCGGTCGCGTTGAGCGCGGCATCGTCAAAGTTGGCGAAGAAGTTGAAATCGTCGGCATGAAAGCCACCGCGAAGACCACCGTCACCGGCGTTGAAATGTTCCGCAAACTGCTCGACGAAGGTCGTGCCGGCGACAACATCGGCGCACTGCTGCGCGGCGTCAAGCGTGAAGATATTGAGCGCGGCCAGGTACTTGCCAAGCCGGGTTCCATCACCCCGCACACCAAATTCAAGGCCGAAGCCTACATCCTCACCAAGGAAGAAGGCGGTCGCCACACCCCGTTCTTCAACGGCTATCGTCCGCAGTTCTACTTCCGTACAACTGACGTAACCGGTGTAGCAGAATTGCCTGCCGGCATCGAAATGGTTATGCCCGGCGACAACGTCGCCATGACCGTCAAACTGATCACCCCGATTGCCATGGACGAAGGTCTGCGTTTCGCCATCCGTGAAGGTGGCCGTACCGTTGGCGCCGGCGTCGTCAGCTCGATTGTTGAATAATAATCCATTCGCGGCGACAGGCCCTTTGTGTCTGTCGCCGCGATTACTGTATAAAGGAAAATGCAATGAGAGATATCATTACCCTCGGATGCACCGAGTGCAAGCAGCGGAATTACACCACTACCAAAAACAAGAAAACTACTCCCGGAAAACTTGAATTCAGCAAGTATTGCCGATTCTGCCGCAAGCATACTCCTCATAAGGAAACCAAATAGTCCCTGCCGTTCGATTTCAGGCTTGCAGGTCAGTAGCTCTAACGGCTAGAGCGCCGGTCTCCAAAACCGGATGTTGTGGGTTCGAATCCCTCCTGGCCTGCCATTTAATTCCAACAGGATTTGCCTGAGCACAGCGACAGAACCGCTGATTATCCATGTAGTAATCCGGGAGAGACTCGTGCAAAACGTAAAATCCTTTTTCGAATCGGTAAAAGTCGAACTTGGCAAGGTAACGTGGCCTACGCGCAAAGAGACTGTTGCAACCACTTCGGTGGTTGTACTGATCGTTCTGTTGATTTCTCTCTATCTTGGTGCCTGTGATATCGTTCTCGCCAAGTTGATGCGGCTGATACTGGGGTAAAGGAATATATATGTCCAAAAAGTGGTATGGAATTCACACGTATTCCGGCTTCGAAAACAAGGTCAGGCTCAACCTGCTTGAACGCATAAAAAACGAAGGAATGGATGAATTTTTTGATGAAATTCTGATTCCTTCCGAAACGGTGGTCGAGTTAAAGAAAGGCGAAAAGAAAACTTCCTCCCGCAAATTTTTCCCCGGCTACATTCTGGTCAAAATGGAGCTCACCGACGAAAGCTGGCATATCGTCAAAGAAACTTCCAAAGTCACTGGATTTGTCGGCGGAAATACTCCTTTTCCGATACCGGACGACGAAGTCAATAAAATCACCCGGCGGATGGTGGAGGGAGCCGAAAAGCCGAGGCCGAAAGTTCAGTTCGAAGTTGGTGAAACAGTACGGGTAATCGATGGTCCTTTCCTGAACTTTTCCGGCATTGTCGAAGATGTCAAGCCTGATAAGGGCAAGTTGCGTGTAACGGTCACCATTTTCGGCCGGGCAACTCCGGTCGAGCTGGAGTTCATGCAGGTAGAAAAGAACTAATCACTTCATTCCATATAAAGATGTAGGCATCAGGACACAAAGGAGCACGAAATGGCAAAGAAGATCACGGGGTATATCAAGTTACAGGTTCCTGCCGGTAAAGCCAATCCCTCGCCACCGATCGGTCCGGCACTTGGTCAGCACGGCGTGAACATCATGGAATTCTGCAAGGCATTCAACGCCAAGACCCAGGCTGACGAAGGCACGATCACTCCTGTCGTAATCACGGTATACGCCGATCGTTCGTTCACATTCATAACCAAAACGCCTCCTGTTCCGGTGCTCATAAAGAAGACTCTTGGTCTTGCGAGCGGCTCCGCCGTACCCAACAAAACCAAGGTCGGCAAGCTTACCAAGGCTCAGGTTGAAGAAATCGCCAAGAAAAAGATGCCTGATCTCAATGCAGCCTCTCTGGAAGCTGCCATGAGAACTGTTGAGGGAACTGCCCGTTCTATGGGCGTTGACATCGTTTAGCCATTTGCGATTTGTTTATTTACGATACAAAGAGAGGTTGCATCATGTCGAAGACAGGAAAAAAACTTACTGCGGCAGCCGAGAAAATCGATAGATCGAAAGTTTATCCCATTGCCACCGCTCTCGATGTTGTGAAAGAGGCATCTTTTGCAAAATTCGATGAGACGGTAGATCTCGCTGTACGTCTGGGGGTAGATCCCCGGCACGCCGACCAGATGGTGCGTGGCGCAGTCGTACTGCCCAATGGCCTTGGAAAAGAGGTGCGTGTTCTCGTTTTTGCCAAGGGCGAGAAGGAGAAGGAAGCTCTCGAGGCTGGTGCCGACTATGTCGGTGGGGATGACCTCGTTGCCAAGATCCAGGAAGGCTGGTTTGAATTCGATACAGCCATCGCAACACCCGACATGATGGGCGTTGTCGGCAAGATCGGCAAGCTGCTCGGGCCACGCGGACTCATGCCCAACCCCAAGGTTGGCACCGTTACCTTCGAAGTGGGCAAGGCGGTCAAGGAGTCCAAAGCCGGCAAAGTTGAATTCCGCGTCGAAAAGGCAGGGATCATTCATGCTCCGGTGGGTAAGGTCTCTTTTGATTCCGACAAGCTGAAGGGCAATGTGCTTGCACTGGTCGAGGCTCTTGTGAAAGCCAAGCCTTCCGCGGCAAAGGGTGTTTATATAAAGAAGATCTCCGTCTCCTCCACCATGGGGCCTGGGATCAATCTTGACGTTGCTGACGTAACTTCACAGCTTTAATCTTCACATAGCCAAAGTCAAAGACAGCAGGCGTGCCCACTTAATCCATCAATACTGGACCTGCCGAGACTTGGGTGTCGCGAAGCAGTTTATCGCGTTTCCTGACTTTGGCCGGGGGAAACCCCAGATACCAAAAGAAAGGAGGAAGTCGCTTGAACAAGGAAAACAAGCAAGAGTTGGTCACACAGATGCATGAGCGGCTCTCACGCGCGAAGGCTGTCTTTCTGGCAGATTTTCGCGGCATGAACGTGGGGCAGGCCACCAATCTCCGTACCGAGTTGCGGAATGCATCCGTTGAGTACAAGGTTTTTAAGAATACTTTGCTCGATCTTGCTGCCAAAGGGACTGACGTCGAATGTCTTACACCCTACTTGGCCGGTCCGACTGCTATCGCCATTTCGTATGACGATCCTGTCAGTGCCGCCAAGGTGATCAGCAAGTTTGCCAAAGACCCGCAGGGAAAGCTTGTTTTAAAAGCAGGAGTGCTCTCTGGCAAGCTGCTGGATGTAAAACAGATTCAGGCATTGGCCGATCTTCCCTCGCGGGAAGTGCTCATCGCCAAAATGCTTGGCTCCATGCAGGCACCTGCTACCAACTTCGTTGGCGTGCTCGCAGCTCTCCCGGGCTCGCTCGTTCGTGCTCTGGACGCCATACGCGCTAAAAAAGCAGGTAACTAACTTCACCATATCAGTAACTCAACATTAATTGGAGGAATATCCCAATGGCAGAAATCACCAAACAGGACGTTGTTGCTTTTATTGAAAAAATGACTGTTCTCGAACTCGCTGAACTGGTCAAGGAGCTGGAAGAAAAGTTCGGCGTTTCCGCAGCGGCTCCCGTTGCCGTTGCCGCTGCCGGCCCTGCCGCTGCTGCTGAGCCCGCTGAAGAGCAGACTGAATTTGATGTTATTCTGAAAGCTGCCGGTGCCAACAAGATCAATGTCATCAAGGTTGTGCGTGCTCTCACCAGCCTTGGTCTCAAAGAAGCCAAAGATCTCGTTGACGGCGCTCCGGGCACTGTCAAAGCCGGCATTTCCAAAGCTGAAGCCGAAGACGCCAAGAAGCAGCTGGTTGAAGCTGGCGCTGAAGTAGAAATCAAATAATTACTCTCTCTACAGAGACGTAGAAAGCCAAGGTCGCCTGGTGCGGCCTTGGCTTGTCCTGTTTAACTGTCCTCGTAGATCTTTATATATCAATAATTCCAGCCGGTTACCCTTTTCGGCCGGATGTCGCCACGAGACTCGCCAAAGGAGAAGCTATGGCTTATTCGATTGCCAACAACCACCTGTTGCGTAAAAACTTTGCCAAAATCAAGAACATCATTGATATCCCCAACCTGATTGATATCCAGAAAAATTCCTACAGACGATTTCTGCAGCAGGAAGTAACGCCGGAACAACGCAGCAATATCGGCCTTGAAGCCGTATTTCGCAGCGTTTTTCCGATCAAGGACTTCAGTGAAAGCGCCTCGCTGGAATACGTATCCTACTCGCTGAGCAAGCCGAAATATGATGTGGAGGAATGCCATCAGCGCGGCATGACCTTCGCTGCGCCGATGAAGGTCAAAGTGCGGCTGGTCATTTGGGATTCCGGCAAGGATACTGGTGTCAGGGCTATCAAGGATATCAAAGAACAGGAGGTTTACTTCGG belongs to Geobacter sp. SVR and includes:
- the tuf gene encoding elongation factor Tu, encoding MAKAKFERTKPHVNIGTIGHVDHGKTTLTAAITKVLAGKGQAEFKAFDQIDNAPEERERGITIATAHVEYETDKRHYAHVDCPGHADYVKNMITGAAQMDGAILVVSAADGPMPQTREHILLARQVGVPYMVVFLNKADMVDDAELLELVELEIRELLSSYDFPGDDIPIIKGSALQGLNGEKGELAEPAIMALMDAVDAYIPDPERAIDKPFLMPVEDVFSISGRGTVATGRVERGIVKVGEEVEIVGMKATAKTTVTGVEMFRKLLDEGRAGDNIGALLRGVKREDIERGQVLAKPGSITPHTKFKAEAYILTKEEGGRHTPFFNGYRPQFYFRTTDVTGVAELPAGIEMVMPGDNVAMTVKLITPIAMDEGLRFAIREGGRTVGAGVVSSIVE
- the rpmG gene encoding 50S ribosomal protein L33; this translates as MRDIITLGCTECKQRNYTTTKNKKTTPGKLEFSKYCRFCRKHTPHKETK
- the secE gene encoding preprotein translocase subunit SecE — encoded protein: MQNVKSFFESVKVELGKVTWPTRKETVATTSVVVLIVLLISLYLGACDIVLAKLMRLILG
- the nusG gene encoding transcription termination/antitermination protein NusG, whose translation is MSKKWYGIHTYSGFENKVRLNLLERIKNEGMDEFFDEILIPSETVVELKKGEKKTSSRKFFPGYILVKMELTDESWHIVKETSKVTGFVGGNTPFPIPDDEVNKITRRMVEGAEKPRPKVQFEVGETVRVIDGPFLNFSGIVEDVKPDKGKLRVTVTIFGRATPVELEFMQVEKN
- the rplK gene encoding 50S ribosomal protein L11; the protein is MAKKITGYIKLQVPAGKANPSPPIGPALGQHGVNIMEFCKAFNAKTQADEGTITPVVITVYADRSFTFITKTPPVPVLIKKTLGLASGSAVPNKTKVGKLTKAQVEEIAKKKMPDLNAASLEAAMRTVEGTARSMGVDIV
- the rplA gene encoding 50S ribosomal protein L1 translates to MSKTGKKLTAAAEKIDRSKVYPIATALDVVKEASFAKFDETVDLAVRLGVDPRHADQMVRGAVVLPNGLGKEVRVLVFAKGEKEKEALEAGADYVGGDDLVAKIQEGWFEFDTAIATPDMMGVVGKIGKLLGPRGLMPNPKVGTVTFEVGKAVKESKAGKVEFRVEKAGIIHAPVGKVSFDSDKLKGNVLALVEALVKAKPSAAKGVYIKKISVSSTMGPGINLDVADVTSQL
- the rplJ gene encoding 50S ribosomal protein L10 — protein: MNKENKQELVTQMHERLSRAKAVFLADFRGMNVGQATNLRTELRNASVEYKVFKNTLLDLAAKGTDVECLTPYLAGPTAIAISYDDPVSAAKVISKFAKDPQGKLVLKAGVLSGKLLDVKQIQALADLPSREVLIAKMLGSMQAPATNFVGVLAALPGSLVRALDAIRAKKAGN
- the rplL gene encoding 50S ribosomal protein L7/L12 produces the protein MAEITKQDVVAFIEKMTVLELAELVKELEEKFGVSAAAPVAVAAAGPAAAAEPAEEQTEFDVILKAAGANKINVIKVVRALTSLGLKEAKDLVDGAPGTVKAGISKAEAEDAKKQLVEAGAEVEIK